In Sphingobacteriaceae bacterium, the following are encoded in one genomic region:
- a CDS encoding 3-dehydroquinate dehydratase, translated as MNITVINGPNLNLLGKREKDIYGNMGFDEYLVLLQKKFKQVNFKYLQSNIEGELINHIQTEGFAADGIILNPGAYGHTSIGIADAVAAIKTPVIEVHISNIFAREDYRHISYVGKNCIGSISGFGLQSYELAVKYYLDKS; from the coding sequence ATGAATATAACCGTAATTAATGGACCAAATTTAAACCTTTTAGGCAAAAGAGAAAAGGATATTTATGGAAACATGGGTTTTGATGAGTATTTAGTGCTTTTGCAAAAGAAATTCAAGCAGGTTAACTTTAAATATTTGCAAAGTAACATTGAAGGTGAACTTATTAATCATATACAAACCGAAGGTTTTGCAGCTGACGGAATTATATTAAACCCGGGCGCTTATGGGCATACATCCATTGGTATAGCCGATGCGGTAGCCGCTATTAAAACTCCTGTAATTGAAGTACATATTAGCAATATTTTTGCGAGAGAAGATTACAGACATATATCCTATGTCGGAAAAAACTGTATTGGCAGTATTTCAGGATTCGGATTACAATCTTACGAATTAGCAGTAAAATACTACTTAGATAAATCATAA
- a CDS encoding META domain-containing protein encodes MKLRVILIFTCIFTFQVCKAQKYPIKDKTTYYLNSIFIGGKKNALVRDKGHIVFDLKANEATCFTSCNFVKLKVKIKDQSIKFTTAVPAKTPCPDHLLGIEEDIKENLPKINNYTVKGNQLILMKDKDVLIIFTESGIEGVKK; translated from the coding sequence GTGAAATTACGGGTTATTTTAATATTTACGTGCATTTTTACATTTCAAGTTTGTAAGGCACAAAAGTATCCTATTAAGGATAAAACTACTTATTATTTAAATTCAATTTTTATTGGAGGTAAAAAAAACGCCTTGGTGCGTGATAAAGGACATATAGTTTTTGATTTAAAAGCGAATGAGGCTACTTGTTTTACTTCCTGTAATTTCGTAAAGCTTAAAGTTAAAATCAAAGATCAAAGCATCAAATTCACAACTGCGGTGCCGGCTAAAACGCCATGTCCTGATCATCTTTTAGGAATTGAAGAAGATATCAAGGAAAATTTGCCTAAAATAAATAATTACACAGTTAAGGGTAATCAGTTAATTTTAATGAAGGATAAGGATGTTCTAATCATTTTTACAGAATCCGGAATTGAGGGCGTGAAGA